The following proteins come from a genomic window of Flavobacteriales bacterium:
- a CDS encoding glycosyltransferase family 2 protein, with translation MNSSSPVYSVVIPVYNSVQSLEKLCGRLEAVFSSMGDSFEIVFVDDCSPNRETWPKLEDLCNRDYVRAVRFSRNFGQQPATICGLEKARGSWVITMDDDGQHAPEDIPKLLRQKQHDVVIGELREKKHNLRKRILSRIKGRFDRIILDKPRDLKLSAFRLINRNTVDGMLKLKETPYPFIPAMMFYVTKDVVGVSVDHFERTEGTTGYTFRSMLRLFQNLLINNSSLLLRYIGNLGVSIAALSFLFSAYLVFRKLFMDIVAPGWTSVMVTVLFIGGLILFSLGVIGEYLIRIINTVERRPIYLIRDERGNTDEA, from the coding sequence ATGAATTCGAGTAGCCCCGTATATTCAGTTGTAATTCCAGTGTATAATAGCGTTCAGTCGCTTGAAAAGCTCTGCGGCCGATTGGAGGCTGTGTTTTCGAGCATGGGAGACTCTTTTGAGATCGTTTTTGTCGATGATTGCAGTCCAAATAGAGAAACCTGGCCAAAGCTCGAGGATCTGTGCAATAGAGATTACGTGCGGGCCGTAAGGTTTAGCCGGAACTTTGGGCAACAACCCGCGACCATTTGTGGACTCGAAAAAGCGCGGGGCTCGTGGGTGATCACCATGGATGATGATGGACAGCACGCTCCCGAAGACATACCAAAACTGCTCCGTCAAAAGCAGCATGATGTGGTGATCGGCGAGCTGCGTGAAAAGAAGCACAACCTAAGAAAGCGCATTTTGAGTCGTATCAAAGGTCGTTTCGATCGCATTATTCTCGATAAGCCCAGAGATTTAAAGCTCTCTGCCTTTCGTTTGATCAACCGCAACACGGTTGATGGGATGTTGAAGCTTAAGGAAACACCGTACCCCTTTATTCCGGCCATGATGTTCTACGTAACCAAGGATGTCGTTGGCGTATCCGTTGATCACTTCGAACGAACTGAGGGCACTACAGGCTACACTTTCCGGAGTATGCTGCGGCTTTTCCAGAATCTCTTGATCAATAACTCAAGTCTTCTATTGCGTTACATCGGAAACCTCGGTGTGAGCATTGCGGCATTGAGCTTTTTATTTTCCGCCTACCTCGTATTTCGCAAGCTATTCATGGATATTGTGGCTCCCGGTTGGACTTCCGTGATGGTGACCGTGTTGTTCATCGGCGGACTCATACTCTTTAGTCTGGGCGTTATAGGGGAATACCTCATTCGCATCATCAATACCGTGGAACGCCGTCCTATTTACCTGATTCGCGATGAAAGGGGCAATACGGACGAGGCATGA
- a CDS encoding hydrogenase maturation protease, protein MSKGLILGVGNSLMGDEGVGCQAVAHLEKSGLFPQFDFLGGGTGGFHLMEHLIEHDPVILIDATLDDRPEGTVRLIKPSGYRDFPSTMSTHEIGLKDLITSLTLIDQLPNMFLIAVSVKDYAGLSLELSETIANTFPKIEQAIHKVELSLAKDRTF, encoded by the coding sequence ATGAGTAAAGGATTGATTCTCGGGGTCGGGAATTCACTCATGGGCGATGAAGGCGTGGGTTGCCAAGCTGTAGCCCATCTCGAGAAAAGCGGATTGTTCCCGCAATTCGACTTCCTCGGCGGCGGTACAGGCGGATTCCACCTCATGGAGCACTTAATTGAGCACGACCCCGTGATCTTGATCGATGCCACCTTGGACGATCGTCCCGAAGGTACCGTTAGGCTCATCAAGCCCAGCGGATACCGCGATTTCCCATCGACCATGAGCACCCACGAAATTGGGCTCAAAGACCTCATCACTTCCCTCACCCTGATCGATCAATTGCCCAACATGTTCCTTATTGCCGTATCGGTAAAGGATTACGCCGGATTAAGCCTTGAGCTCAGCGAAACCATTGCGAACACCTTCCCTAAGATCGAGCAAGCCATACACAAGGTCGAACTTTCCCTCGCAAAAGATCGAACGTTTTGA
- a CDS encoding ATP-grasp domain-containing protein: MKVAILGASYLQRPLVERAKELGHTTSVFAWREGSVVDDIADHYYPVSILDKEEILRICREMEIDGIVTIATDIAMMSVNYVAAELGLIGNSVASTLISTDKFEMRKALQAADIPCPRFYFFERPDFDGQRHIIDFPVIVKPTDRSGSRGVTKVERSEQVNDAISKALTESIQGRVILEEFIEGREFSVETISYRGKHIPLAITDKETTGAPYFVETAHHQPADISREVEEKIFTATLQTLDVLGIENGAGHTEVFLTDNGEVRVVEAAGRMGGEFIGSHMVRLSTGYDFIGNVIKVALGQEPDPAPGHYKAFSGVYYVLPEPGRISRIEDRGEQYPEVVETVRIKGVGEIAPVLLDGAGKRSGLFVYRSDHRWRIDDPGSILSFVTE, from the coding sequence TTGAAAGTAGCTATTCTCGGGGCGAGTTATTTGCAGCGCCCTCTTGTTGAGCGAGCCAAAGAGCTCGGTCATACTACCTCTGTTTTTGCTTGGCGCGAGGGAAGTGTAGTTGACGATATTGCGGATCACTACTATCCGGTTTCCATTTTAGATAAGGAAGAGATTCTTCGCATTTGTCGTGAAATGGAGATCGATGGAATTGTTACTATCGCAACGGATATTGCCATGATGTCGGTCAACTATGTGGCGGCAGAATTGGGTTTGATTGGCAATTCCGTGGCGAGCACTTTAATCTCTACCGATAAATTCGAAATGCGGAAGGCTTTGCAGGCCGCCGATATCCCATGCCCACGATTTTACTTTTTTGAGCGCCCTGATTTCGATGGACAGCGACACATCATCGATTTTCCGGTAATCGTGAAACCAACGGACCGATCAGGGAGCCGCGGCGTTACGAAAGTGGAGAGATCGGAACAAGTCAACGATGCCATATCCAAGGCATTGACCGAGTCCATTCAAGGGCGTGTAATACTCGAGGAGTTCATCGAAGGGCGCGAATTTAGCGTAGAAACCATCTCCTACCGGGGAAAGCATATTCCATTGGCCATAACGGATAAAGAAACGACAGGGGCGCCATACTTTGTAGAAACGGCTCACCACCAGCCTGCAGATATCTCCCGGGAGGTAGAGGAAAAAATATTTACGGCTACCCTGCAAACGCTTGATGTCTTGGGAATAGAGAACGGGGCTGGCCACACCGAAGTGTTTTTAACTGACAACGGTGAAGTGCGAGTGGTTGAAGCTGCGGGCCGGATGGGCGGCGAATTCATCGGTTCTCACATGGTTCGCCTATCGACCGGATACGATTTCATAGGTAACGTCATTAAAGTGGCATTGGGACAGGAACCCGACCCGGCCCCTGGTCACTATAAGGCATTTTCCGGGGTGTACTACGTGTTGCCTGAACCTGGACGTATTAGTCGAATTGAAGACCGTGGCGAACAGTATCCTGAGGTGGTTGAAACCGTTCGGATCAAGGGCGTGGGAGAGATCGCACCCGTGCTCCTTGACGGTGCAGGAAAACGATCCGGGCTATTCGTATACCGTTCCGACCATCGTTGGCGCATTGACGATCCGGGCTCAATACTTAGTTTTGTAACTGAATAG